The Methanobrevibacter wolinii SH genome includes a window with the following:
- the rrp4 gene encoding exosome complex RNA-binding protein Rrp4 — MIYVENKDLVIPGEVLAEDDFYSGRGTFREDGKICSSLMGLVSLRNRKVSVIPLKSKYVPKRGDVVIGKITDVKFSMWNVDINSPYSGILPASEVFGRDKKNLNRVFNVGDVLFLRVIDVDEVKKAKLGLKGRGMGKFKGGIIVSIAPTKVPRLIGKKGSMINMIKDKTGCKIVVGQNGLVWVKGEKDMEQITKNVIKMIEREAHTSGLTNRIRDKLYLDIDGEIPEGLDDGEYNFESDDVSSSKDLNIDSSNHRRNSFRNNNRHKRFNNKRFNKKNSYNKKYELEKPRLQNFKEELEQEELEAKMNENKKRNNDFIDNLESIEKSKSKKNFNRKKCGFSILKNDF; from the coding sequence ATGATTTATGTAGAGAATAAAGATTTAGTTATTCCTGGAGAAGTTTTAGCAGAAGATGACTTTTATTCAGGAAGAGGAACTTTCAGAGAAGATGGTAAAATTTGTTCTTCTTTAATGGGTTTAGTTTCTTTAAGGAATAGGAAAGTTAGTGTTATTCCTTTAAAAAGTAAATATGTTCCAAAAAGAGGGGATGTTGTAATTGGTAAAATTACTGATGTTAAATTTTCTATGTGGAATGTAGATATTAATTCTCCTTATTCTGGTATTTTACCTGCATCTGAAGTTTTTGGAAGAGATAAAAAAAATTTAAATAGAGTTTTCAATGTTGGAGACGTTCTTTTTTTAAGAGTTATTGATGTAGATGAAGTTAAAAAAGCTAAATTAGGACTTAAAGGTCGTGGAATGGGTAAATTTAAAGGAGGTATAATTGTAAGTATTGCTCCAACTAAAGTACCTCGTTTAATTGGTAAAAAAGGTTCCATGATTAATATGATTAAAGATAAAACTGGATGTAAAATCGTTGTTGGTCAAAATGGTCTTGTTTGGGTTAAAGGAGAAAAAGACATGGAGCAAATAACTAAAAATGTTATTAAAATGATTGAAAGAGAAGCTCATACATCTGGTTTAACTAATAGAATCCGTGATAAATTATATCTAGATATTGATGGTGAAATTCCTGAAGGTTTAGATGATGGAGAATATAATTTTGAATCTGATGATGTTTCATCTTCTAAAGATTTAAATATTGATTCAAGTAATCATAGAAGAAATTCATTTAGAAATAATAATAGACATAAAAGATTTAATAATAAACGTTTTAATAAGAAAAATTCTTATAATAAGAAATATGAATTAGAAAAACCTAGACTTCAAAACTTCAAAGAAGAACTTGAACAAGAAGAATTAGAAGCTAAAATGAATGAAAATAAGAAAAGAAATAATGATTTTATTGATAATTTGGAGAGTATTGAAAAAAGTAAATCTAAAAAAAATTTCAATAGAAAAAAATGTGGTTTTTCTATATTAAAGAATGATTTTTAA
- the rrp41 gene encoding exosome complex exonuclease Rrp41 has product MIFISEDKKLRADGRAYNELRPIKIEVGVLERADGSAYVEVGGNKILASVYGPKETYMKRFLRPDSGVIKVRYNMAPFSVDSRKRPGPDRRSNEISKITADALRPALLLESFPRSMVEVYIEVIAAEGGTRCAGVTAAAVALADAGVPMKDIVAGCAAGKMDDQIVLDLSEVEDKEGQADVPVVIMPRTGEITLLQTDGNLTDEEFEEAINLAIEGCMEVSKVQKEALKNHYVKNLEG; this is encoded by the coding sequence GTGATTTTTATTAGTGAAGATAAAAAATTAAGGGCTGATGGTAGAGCATATAATGAACTTCGTCCTATTAAAATTGAAGTTGGAGTGTTAGAGAGAGCTGATGGTTCTGCATATGTTGAAGTTGGTGGAAATAAAATTTTAGCATCAGTTTATGGTCCAAAAGAAACTTATATGAAAAGATTTTTACGTCCAGATTCTGGTGTAATTAAAGTAAGATATAATATGGCACCATTTTCTGTAGATAGTAGAAAAAGACCAGGACCTGATAGAAGATCTAATGAAATTTCAAAAATTACTGCAGATGCATTACGTCCTGCATTATTACTTGAAAGTTTCCCAAGATCTATGGTAGAAGTTTATATTGAAGTTATTGCAGCAGAAGGTGGAACTCGTTGTGCAGGTGTAACTGCAGCAGCTGTTGCACTTGCAGATGCTGGTGTCCCAATGAAAGATATTGTTGCTGGTTGTGCAGCAGGTAAAATGGATGATCAAATTGTACTTGATTTATCTGAAGTAGAAGATAAAGAAGGTCAAGCTGATGTTCCTGTTGTAATTATGCCTAGAACTGGAGAAATTACTTTATTACAAACTGATGGTAATTTAACTGATGAAGAATTTGAAGAAGCAATTAATTTAGCAATTGAAGGTTGTATGGAAGTTAGTAAAGTTCAGAAAGAAGCTCTTAAAAACCATTATGTTAAAAATTTAGAGGGATAA
- the rrp42 gene encoding exosome complex protein Rrp42 yields the protein MYVTPEITKDNIVSLINDDKREDGRALDEYRDIEIETDIIPKAEGSAICKLGRTKVIAGIKPSLGEPFPDTPNLGVLMTNCELLPMADPEFEPGPPSSDSIELARVVDRGIRESEMVKLDELCVEEGKHVWILFIDIHVIDNCGNLFDCANLAVNAALKTCKLPKATIVDDEVVLDEENTVSVPLNHNVALSTFVKIGDKMLIDPSLDEEKVLSARLSVGITESGSICSMQKGGDKPLTKEEIFSSVKIALNKNKEILSNLN from the coding sequence ATGTATGTAACACCAGAAATTACAAAGGATAATATTGTAAGTCTTATTAATGATGATAAAAGGGAAGATGGAAGAGCTCTTGATGAATATAGAGATATTGAAATAGAAACTGATATTATACCTAAGGCTGAAGGTTCCGCAATTTGTAAATTAGGTAGAACTAAAGTTATTGCAGGTATTAAACCTAGTTTAGGTGAACCTTTCCCTGATACTCCAAATTTAGGAGTATTAATGACTAACTGTGAGTTACTTCCTATGGCTGATCCTGAATTTGAACCAGGTCCACCTTCATCTGATTCTATTGAACTTGCACGTGTTGTTGATCGTGGAATTCGTGAAAGTGAAATGGTTAAATTAGATGAATTATGTGTTGAAGAAGGAAAACATGTTTGGATTCTTTTTATTGATATTCATGTTATTGATAATTGTGGAAATCTTTTTGATTGTGCTAACCTTGCTGTTAATGCAGCACTTAAAACATGTAAATTACCTAAAGCAACAATTGTTGATGATGAAGTTGTTTTAGATGAAGAGAATACTGTTTCTGTTCCTTTAAATCATAATGTAGCTTTATCTACCTTTGTAAAAATTGGAGATAAAATGCTTATTGATCCTTCACTTGATGAAGAAAAAGTTTTATCTGCAAGATTATCTGTTGGTATTACTGAATCAGGTAGTATTTGTTCAATGCAAAAAGGTGGAGATAAACCATTAACAAAAGAAGAAATATTTTCTTCTGTAAAAATTGCTTTAAATAAAAATAAAGAGATTTTATCAAATTTAAATTAG
- the rpl37A gene encoding 50S ribosomal protein L37Ae has translation MARTKKVGITGKYGARYGRKAKRSVKVIEENMKKNHVCPQCDRPGVKRIAAGIWKCKKCGAVFTGGAYTPETPMVKSAKRSVSEKGGN, from the coding sequence ATGGCTAGAACAAAAAAAGTAGGTATCACTGGAAAATATGGTGCAAGGTATGGAAGAAAAGCTAAAAGGTCAGTTAAAGTTATTGAAGAAAACATGAAAAAAAATCATGTTTGCCCACAATGTGACAGACCTGGAGTAAAAAGAATAGCTGCAGGAATCTGGAAATGTAAAAAATGTGGTGCAGTCTTTACTGGTGGAGCTTACACTCCTGAAACCCCAATGGTTAAATCTGCAAAACGTAGTGTTAGTGAAAAAGGGGGAAACTAA
- a CDS encoding Rpo12/RPC10 RNA polymerase subunit family protein: MYKCPNCGYVMDHKSYEENKCPKCRYRILFKQTPAVKRTIKAR; the protein is encoded by the coding sequence TTGTATAAATGTCCTAACTGTGGCTATGTAATGGATCATAAAAGTTATGAAGAAAATAAATGTCCAAAATGTAGATACAGAATTTTATTTAAACAAACTCCTGCTGTAAAAAGAACAATTAAAGCAAGATAA
- a CDS encoding ribonucleotide-diphosphate reductase subunit beta gives MLISTSRKPAQNTRKFCKNLMHATGSEYVNRGKSSIRDILLKSAVLGHNSTAFVYEIKGNPSKITFFSRAEKVLSILVTVNTQNTRLHINPKNLKVKCDVKELEIIADLLDAELDDNPTENYLYIHRYTDEDEAEYEEKNYVDQKIAVINFYNKLGEKIDFKIAVRKILDN, from the coding sequence ATGCTTATTTCTACATCTAGAAAACCTGCTCAAAATACCCGTAAATTCTGTAAGAATTTAATGCATGCTACTGGTTCAGAGTATGTTAATAGGGGTAAAAGCAGTATTAGGGATATTCTTTTAAAATCTGCAGTTTTAGGTCATAATTCAACTGCATTTGTTTATGAAATTAAAGGAAATCCAAGTAAAATTACATTTTTTTCTAGAGCAGAAAAAGTTTTATCTATTCTTGTAACAGTAAATACACAAAATACTCGTCTTCATATTAATCCTAAAAATCTTAAGGTTAAATGTGATGTTAAAGAGTTAGAAATTATTGCTGATTTACTTGATGCTGAATTAGATGATAATCCAACAGAAAATTATCTTTATATTCATAGATATACTGATGAAGATGAAGCAGAATATGAAGAAAAAAATTATGTAGATCAAAAAATTGCTGTTATTAATTTTTATAATAAACTTGGAGAAAAAATAGATTTTAAAATTGCGGTTAGGAAGATTTTAGACAATTAA
- a CDS encoding KEOPS complex subunit Pcc1 — protein sequence MEDINTVVDSINHNIEISFDSSKQAQIIYDAVLLEFETSPDYRSSMDIELDGKSILIHINANDATSYRASINSAIKWIKLSLEINNLTLS from the coding sequence ATGGAGGATATAAATACAGTTGTAGATTCTATAAATCATAATATTGAGATTAGTTTTGATAGTAGTAAACAAGCTCAAATAATTTATGATGCTGTTTTATTAGAATTTGAAACATCTCCAGATTATAGATCTAGTATGGATATTGAGTTAGATGGAAAATCTATTTTAATTCATATAAATGCTAATGATGCAACAAGTTATAGAGCTTCTATAAACTCTGCAATTAAATGGATTAAATTATCTTTGGAAATTAATAATTTAACTTTAAGTTAA
- a CDS encoding prefoldin subunit beta, producing the protein MDIPQNVQEQLNQFQNLQQQAQAVALQKQNLDIQVNEAERALAELEKTDSDTEVFKSAGSLLIKADRDEVYEETKENLETLKIRQKTMDRQEERVMKKLQEMQTSIQSAMKGLGVN; encoded by the coding sequence ATGGATATTCCACAAAATGTACAAGAACAATTAAATCAATTCCAAAATTTACAACAACAAGCTCAAGCTGTAGCTCTTCAAAAACAAAATCTCGATATTCAAGTTAATGAAGCTGAAAGAGCACTTGCAGAACTTGAAAAAACAGATTCAGATACCGAAGTATTTAAATCAGCAGGTAGTTTACTTATTAAAGCAGATCGTGATGAAGTTTATGAAGAAACTAAAGAAAATTTAGAAACTCTTAAAATTAGACAAAAAACTATGGATCGTCAAGAAGAAAGAGTTATGAAAAAACTTCAAGAAATGCAAACTTCTATTCAAAGTGCTATGAAAGGTTTAGGAGTTAACTAA
- a CDS encoding DUF3194 domain-containing protein, protein MSKLKKLSQSDLEAITEFLTTTAENKLSKYVTSKEVIDQCVLTDISYENEELNVDLDIDVAVDALSNLSQDNVQEVIDDSYKILDEYIDENFRE, encoded by the coding sequence ATGTCAAAACTAAAAAAATTGTCACAAAGTGATTTAGAAGCAATAACTGAGTTTTTAACAACTACTGCTGAAAATAAATTATCTAAATATGTTACCTCTAAAGAAGTAATAGATCAATGTGTTTTAACTGATATTAGTTATGAAAATGAAGAACTTAATGTTGATTTAGATATTGATGTTGCAGTAGATGCATTATCTAATTTATCTCAAGATAATGTTCAAGAAGTTATTGATGATTCTTATAAAATATTAGATGAATATATTGATGAAAATTTTAGAGAATAA
- a CDS encoding putative zinc-binding protein, whose amino-acid sequence MEEDRKIAIAGCTGMSPNGLVARAAVSDMAVDFDEVISICMGSVAADNEQFLKFLDDFDVIAINGCESQCVNKILEEKGANVIKSIDIDDVLEGSGYHPNDVARLDEEGEKCVSLVKDAIKDALLESKN is encoded by the coding sequence ATGGAAGAAGATAGGAAAATAGCAATTGCAGGATGTACTGGAATGAGTCCAAATGGTTTAGTTGCACGTGCTGCAGTATCAGATATGGCTGTTGATTTTGATGAAGTTATTTCAATTTGTATGGGTTCAGTTGCTGCAGATAATGAACAATTTCTTAAATTTTTAGATGATTTTGATGTTATTGCAATTAATGGTTGTGAAAGTCAATGTGTAAATAAAATTTTAGAAGAAAAAGGTGCTAATGTAATTAAATCAATTGATATTGATGATGTTTTAGAAGGTAGTGGTTATCATCCTAATGATGTTGCAAGACTTGATGAAGAAGGAGAAAAATGTGTAAGTCTTGTTAAGGATGCAATAAAAGATGCTCTTCTTGAATCTAAAAATTAA